The Tenrec ecaudatus isolate mTenEca1 chromosome 9, mTenEca1.hap1, whole genome shotgun sequence genome window below encodes:
- the REPIN1 gene encoding DNA-binding protein REPIN1 isoform X3 has protein sequence MLERRCRGPLAMGPVHSRLLSGSSQESPETLEKEPHGLRSPGTSATALVGQAPGGTHRCAHCKRHFPGWVALWLHARRCHARLPVPCPECGRRFRHAPFLALHRQVHAAATPDLGFACQTCGQGFRGWVALVLHLRAHEAAKRPVACPECERRFWRQKQLRSHLRQCHPHPPEARPFICGNCGRSFAQWDQLVAHKRVHVAEALEEAAAKALGPRPRGRPAVTAPRPGGDAIDRPFQCACCGKRFRHKPNLIAHRRVHTGERPHQCPECGKRFTNKPYLTSHRRIHTGEKPYPCTECGRRFRHKPNLLSHSKIHKRSEGSVQGAPGSGSPQFPAVPLEPIPEAPPKPAGEPVPETPPGAPHGPPPAPAAVPPALYSCEDCGRSFRLQRFLRAHQRQHSGERPFTCTECGKNFGKKTHLVAHTRVHSGERPFACEECGRRFSQGSHLAAHRRDHAPERPFVCPDCGKAFRHKPYLAAHRRIHTGEKPYVCPECGKAFSQKSNLVSHRRIHTGERPYACPDCDRSFSQKSNLITHRKSHIRDGAFCCAICGQTFDDEERLLAHQKRHDV, from the coding sequence ATGCTGGAACGACGCTGCAGGGGGCCCCTGGCCATGGGCCCTGTCCATTCCCGACTCCTCTCAGGGTCCTCCCAGGAGTCACcagagaccctggagaaggaaccCCATGGGCTGAGGTCACCAGGCACTTCGGCGACTGCATTGGTTGGCCAAGCCCCAGGGGGAACCCACCGCTGTGCCCATTGTAAGCGGCACTTCCCAGGGTGGGTGGCCCTGTGGCTTCATGCCAGGAGGTGTCATGCTCGCCTGCCCGTGCCCTGCCCCGAGTGTGGGCGCCGCTTCCGCCACGCCCCTTTTTTGGCACTGCACCGCCAGGTCCATGCggcagccaccccagacctgggctttGCCTGCCAGACCTGTGGGCAGGGCTTCAGAGGCTGGGTGGCTCTGGTTCTGCACCTACGCGCCCACGAAGCTGCAAAGCGTCCCGTTGCCTGCCCCGAATGCGAGAGGCGCTTCTGGCGACAAAAGCAGCTGCGCTCACACTTGCGACAGTGCCACCCGCACCCCCCAGAGGCCCGTCCCTTCATCTGCGGCAACTGTGGCCGGAGCTTTGCCCAATGGGACCAGCTGGTTGCTCACAAGCGGGTCCATGTGGCTGAGGCTCTGGAAGAGGCTGCAGCCAAAGCCCTAGGACCCCGGCCCAGGGGCCGCCCTGCGGTTAcagcccccaggcctggtggagaTGCCATTGACCGCCCCTTCCAGTGTGCATGCTGTGGCAAGCGCTTCCGGCACAAGCCCAACCTGATAGCGCACCGCCGGGTGCACACTGGTGAGCGGCCGCACCAGTGCCCCGAGTGCGGAAAGCGCTTCACCAATAAGCCCTACCTGACCTCCCACCGGCGCATCCACACCGGCGAGAAGCCTTACCCGTGCACAGAGTGCGGGCGCCGCTTTCGGCACAAACCCAACCTTCTGTCGCACAGCAAGATCCACAAGCGGTCTGAGGGGTCTGTGCAGGGCGCCCCTGGCTCAGGAAGCCCCCAGTTTCCAGCTGTCCCCCTGGAGCCCATCCCAGAGGCCCCGCCAAAACCTGCAGGGGAGCCTGTCCCCGAGACCCCACCTGGAGCCCCGCACGGCCCCCCGCCTGCCCCGGCAGCTGTGCCCCCAGCGCTGTACAGCTGCGAGGACTGTGGGCGCAGCTTCCGCCTACAGCGCTTCCTGCGAGCGCACCAGCGGCAACACAGCGGCGAGCGGCCCTTCACCTGCACTGAGTGCGGCAAGAACTTCGGCAAGAAGACCCACCTGGTAGCTCACACTCGGGTCCACTCGGGCGAGCGGCCCTTTGCCTGCGAAGAGTGCGGGCGCCGCTTCTCACAGGGCAGCCACCTGGCCGCCCACCGGCGTGACCATGCCCCTGAGCGGCCCTTTGTCTGCCCAGACTGTGGCAAGGCTTTCCGCCACAAGCCATACCTGGCTGCCCACCGGCGCATCCACACCGGTGAGAAGCCCTACGTCTGCCCCGAGTGCGGCAAGGCCTTCAGCCAGAAGTCCAACCTGGTGTCCCACCGGCGCATCCACACTGGCGAGCGCCCCTACGCGTGCCCCGACTGCGACCGCAGCTTCAGCCAGAAGTC